A stretch of the Gossypium hirsutum isolate 1008001.06 chromosome D07, Gossypium_hirsutum_v2.1, whole genome shotgun sequence genome encodes the following:
- the LOC107932973 gene encoding basic leucine zipper 9 — MYGSVYAQMRFNGRHLREHKYLGRSCKRRLLKVHAFAHLWIEFMEEHTMGRFRPVHFPCKGGHARKKGQQAIEPCSFSFKFSLFFFVSTSKIFFLLRLFLLQDSTLAVQPSANQPAAVLKHQQNLTPKRSTLDPQSSICGNNPKAKSRENEVRGATSASSPDHQSDNEETDVAQSEQSLDPSHLKRLRRMLSNRESARRSRKRKQEHLTDLEFLAEQLRGENHSLYRQLTNAHQQFRDADTSNRVLKSDVEALRAKVKLAEDVLARGSLPCGLNQLVQTQLTSPQTIASHNHSLGRVANVSPTITIHGDVSSNSGLTISGDISNVNANLNNGTGADAAVSCVSEIWR, encoded by the exons atgtatgggagtgtgtaTGCACAAATGAGGTTCAATGGGAGGCATTTAAGGGAGCACAAgtacttgggacgttcatgcaagaggagGCTGCTGAAAGTTCATGCATTTGCACATTTATGGATCGAATTTATGGAAGAACATACTATGGGACGTTTCAGGCCTGTCCAT ttcccatgcaaaggtggccatgcaagaAAAAAGGGGCAGCAGGCAATCGAGCCATG TTCTTTTTCATTCaaattctctcttttcttttttgtttccacttccaaaattttctttcttcttcgatTGTTTCTTCTGCAAGACTCGACACTTGCTGTGCAACCAAGTGCAAACCAGCCTGCTGCTGTCCTTAAACACCAACAGAATCTCACTCCAAAGAGATCCACCCTTGATCCACAATCATCCATATGTG GTAATAACCCCAAAGCCAAAAGTAGGGAGAATGAAGTTAGAGGAGCTACGAGTGCCTCCTCTCCTGACCACCAATCAGATAATGAAGAAACTGACGTAGCTCAGTCTGAACAGAGTTTAGACCCCTCTCATTTGAAACGCCTCCGCAG GATGCTTTCGAATAGGGAGTCTGCCAGGCGGTCAAGAAAAAGAAAGCAAGAGCATCTCACAGATCTTGAATTTCTG GCTGAACAATTGAGGGGAGAAAATCATTCCCTCTACAGGCAGCTTACAAATGCTCATCAACAATTTCGTGACGCTGACACTAGTAACCGAGTGCTTAAGTCAGATGTGGAAGCCCTGAGAGCCAAG GTAAAGTTAGCCGAGGATGTGCTTGCTCGAGGCTCCCTCCCATGTGGTTTGAATCAACTTGTGCAAACTCAGTTAACTTCACCGCAAACAATTGCTTCTCATAATCATAGTCTTGGGCGGGTGGCAAATGTCTCACCCACCATTACTATCCATGGAGATGTTTCCTCTAATTCTGGATTGACTATTTCTGGGGATATCAGCAATGTCAATGCCAATCTCAATAATGGAACTGGTGCTGATGCTGCTGTGAGTTGTGTTTCTGAAATTTGGCGTTAA